The Paucidesulfovibrio gracilis DSM 16080 sequence CCACCAGCCACTGGTTGGACACGCGGATGGAGTCGGTGAGCACCTTGTTCAGCTTGGCGTCTTTGCCGAAGGTCTTGGCGTAGTCGCCCAGGCCGTACATGGTGATGTGGCCCACACCGGCCATGATGCCGCCGAAGGCACCAACGGTGGAAAAGATCCAGCCAACCCACACAGCCCAGAGCAGACCCCACCACCACTGCAGTTGGGGACCGCCGGGAATGCCCAGGTAACCGGGTTCGCCGGTGACCTTGTCCGGCATGTTGGCCTGTGCCTCGGCAATGGCCGTGGCCAGACGTTCGTTCGCCCACGCGGGCAGGGCGAACAGGCACACGGCCAGAACGGCCAGCGCCAGAAGAAGATACATTTTCTTGGATTTCATCCCTTCCTCCTTAGAATGATCCTATTATACATCGTGCGGACGGAAACCGCCCGCGCATTGCCGATTTGCCTTATTGCGGACGCACGAAGGTCAGCGCCTGGGCGGTGCAGCCCGTGACGCAGGCCGGATCGCGGCCTTCCTCGATGCGGTCCATGCAGTAGTCGCACTTGATGGCCTTGCCGCGTGCCTCGTCCAAAACGGGCACATCCCAGGGGCAGGCCTCAATACAGTCGCCGCACCCGATGCACAGATCCTCGTCAATGAACACCAGTCCGTCGGAATCCCGCTTCTGCATGGCCCCGGTGGGGCAGGCCGGAACGCATTCCGGTTTCTTGCACATCAAGCAGGGCTGGTACTTGACCTTGAGCACGGGCTTGCCGTCCTTCTCGCCCAGTCCGGCCATGAGCCGATTCAGGGACAAGCCCTCAGGCACCTGATTCTTCTGCTTGCAGTGGACCAGGCAGGCCATGCACGCGATGCA is a genomic window containing:
- a CDS encoding 4Fe-4S dicluster domain-containing protein — translated: MAVYRIKLDKKRCIACMACLVHCKQKNQVPEGLSLNRLMAGLGEKDGKPVLKVKYQPCLMCKKPECVPACPTGAMQKRDSDGLVFIDEDLCIGCGDCIEACPWDVPVLDEARGKAIKCDYCMDRIEEGRDPACVTGCTAQALTFVRPQ